A stretch of the Neisseria sp. DTU_2020_1000833_1_SI_GRL_NUU_006 genome encodes the following:
- the pqiB gene encoding intermembrane transport protein PqiB, with protein MKKHDSSQTHRAPARVKKTNVFTSIVWLIPLIALIAGGWLLVKDIRNRGPVVTLLMDSAEGIEVNNTVIKVLNVDVGHVTRIKLRDDQKGVEVTAQFNADATDLIRSDTQFWVVRPRIDQSGVTGLGTLLSGSYIAFTPGKSEETKDVFEVQDIPPIAAIGQSGLRLKLVGQNDKILNVSSPVLYENFMVGQVESAHFEPADQTVHYTIFIQSPNDKLINSESRFWLESGINIETTGSGVKLNSAPLPALLSGAISFDSPKTKNSKNVKSEDSFTLYDSRSEVANLPDDRSLYYTSFFKQSVRGLTAGSPVEYKGLNVGVVSDVPYFDRNDSLHLFENGWIPVRIRIEPSRMEINAEEQSKEHWKQQFQAALGKGLTATISSNNLITGSKMVELTDQPSSSPKLRPHTVYAGDTVIATQGGGLDDLQAKVADLLEKFNNLPLDKTVAGLNGSLAELKSTLKSANAALSSIDKLVGKPQTQNIPDELNQTLKELRQTLQGVSPQSPIYGDVQNTLQSLDKTLRDVQPVINTLKEKPNALIFNSSSKDPIPKGSR; from the coding sequence ATGAAAAAACACGATTCTTCTCAAACGCATCGCGCACCCGCGCGCGTCAAAAAAACCAATGTCTTCACGTCTATCGTGTGGCTGATTCCGCTGATTGCGCTGATTGCGGGCGGCTGGCTGCTGGTAAAGGACATCCGCAACCGAGGTCCGGTCGTCACGCTTTTGATGGACAGCGCGGAAGGCATTGAAGTCAACAATACGGTGATTAAAGTGTTGAACGTCGATGTCGGACACGTTACCCGCATCAAGCTGCGCGACGACCAAAAAGGCGTGGAAGTTACCGCCCAGTTTAATGCGGACGCAACCGATCTGATACGCAGCGATACCCAGTTTTGGGTGGTCAGGCCGCGTATCGATCAGAGCGGTGTAACCGGTTTAGGTACGCTTCTTTCAGGTTCTTATATCGCGTTTACGCCCGGCAAAAGTGAAGAGACAAAGGACGTATTTGAAGTGCAGGACATCCCGCCGATTGCCGCCATCGGACAAAGCGGCCTGCGTCTGAAGCTGGTCGGTCAAAACGATAAAATCCTCAACGTCAGCAGCCCGGTGCTTTATGAAAACTTTATGGTCGGACAGGTAGAAAGCGCGCATTTCGAGCCTGCCGACCAAACCGTGCATTACACCATCTTCATCCAAAGCCCGAACGACAAATTGATTAATTCGGAAAGCCGCTTTTGGCTGGAGAGCGGCATCAATATCGAAACCACGGGCAGCGGTGTGAAACTCAATTCCGCTCCTTTGCCCGCGTTGCTTTCCGGCGCAATTTCGTTTGATTCGCCGAAAACCAAAAACAGCAAAAATGTGAAAAGCGAAGACAGTTTCACGCTTTACGACAGCCGCAGCGAAGTGGCAAACCTGCCCGACGACCGTTCGTTGTATTACACCTCGTTTTTCAAACAGTCCGTACGCGGGCTGACCGCCGGTTCGCCTGTCGAATATAAAGGACTGAATGTGGGCGTGGTTTCCGACGTTCCCTATTTTGACCGAAACGACAGCCTGCATCTGTTTGAAAACGGCTGGATTCCCGTGCGCATCCGCATCGAGCCGTCGCGCATGGAAATCAATGCCGAAGAACAAAGCAAAGAGCATTGGAAACAACAATTCCAAGCAGCTTTGGGCAAAGGTCTGACCGCCACCATTTCCAGCAACAACTTGATTACCGGCAGCAAAATGGTCGAACTGACCGACCAACCCTCGTCTTCGCCCAAGCTGAGACCGCACACCGTTTACGCAGGCGATACCGTCATTGCCACTCAAGGCGGCGGTTTGGACGATTTGCAGGCGAAAGTGGCGGATTTGCTGGAGAAATTCAACAACCTGCCGTTGGATAAAACCGTTGCCGGGTTGAACGGCTCGCTTGCCGAACTCAAATCCACCCTCAAATCCGCCAATGCCGCCCTAAGCTCCATTGACAAACTGGTCGGCAAACCGCAAACGCAAAACATTCCGGACGAGCTGAACCAAACCCTGAAAGAATTGCGTCAAACCCTGCAAGGCGTATCGCCGCAATCGCCCATCTACGGCGACGTGCAAAATACCCTGCAAAGTTTGGACAAAACCCTCAGAGACGTACAGCCCGTCATTAATACCTTGAAAGAAAAACCCAACGCGCTGATTTTCAACAGCAGCAGCAAAGACCCCATCCCGAAAGGAAGCCGATAA
- a CDS encoding histidine kinase, translated as MSIIRQINNTFAAPDLRNSATVVRLLIIVLGSLFFLPLISDSSLSYSAEIYHHSKWIFPVFLGILIKAYFVNIFTPAIKTSPYGVIITYFLNLSIFAIVDFFILKTHGRTLSQHFFLFNLFLLGLMYYEGSRRNGLAPSVSEARLSALTARIRPHFLFNSLNAAISLIRLRPYDAETLLENLANLFRAQLRDGSQSSSLGQEIEWAREYIAIEQIRMGHMRVQVMWQHQAPDDAETPHLLLQPLLENAVFHGVESTHRPGMITVFTKLNKSSIYIRIENPYTPPESSENTKPHKGNSMALHNLKERLTLMYDNDAKIQSRQLDGIFRVDIRLPYRKKASDVNRLFG; from the coding sequence ATGTCTATTATACGTCAAATCAACAATACATTCGCCGCCCCCGACCTGCGCAATTCCGCGACAGTCGTGCGCCTTTTGATTATTGTCTTGGGCAGTCTGTTTTTTCTGCCCTTAATCAGCGATTCCTCACTCTCCTATTCCGCAGAAATTTACCATCACTCCAAATGGATTTTCCCCGTATTTTTGGGTATTTTGATCAAAGCCTATTTCGTCAATATCTTCACCCCTGCCATCAAAACATCGCCCTACGGCGTCATTATTACCTATTTTTTGAACTTATCGATATTTGCAATCGTCGATTTCTTTATTCTGAAAACACACGGCAGAACGCTCTCGCAACATTTTTTCCTGTTCAACCTGTTCCTGCTCGGATTGATGTATTACGAAGGTTCCCGCCGCAACGGCCTTGCACCTTCGGTTTCCGAAGCCCGCCTCAGCGCGCTGACCGCCCGTATCCGCCCGCATTTCCTGTTCAACAGCCTCAATGCCGCCATCAGCCTCATCCGCCTGCGCCCGTATGATGCGGAAACCCTGTTGGAAAACCTCGCCAACCTCTTCCGCGCCCAACTGCGCGACGGCAGCCAAAGCAGCTCTTTAGGACAAGAAATCGAATGGGCTCGCGAATACATCGCCATCGAACAAATCCGTATGGGTCATATGCGCGTGCAGGTTATGTGGCAGCACCAGGCGCCCGATGACGCGGAAACGCCGCACCTCCTGCTCCAACCCCTTTTGGAAAACGCGGTCTTCCACGGCGTCGAGTCGACCCACCGCCCCGGCATGATCACCGTGTTTACCAAGCTCAACAAATCATCCATCTATATCCGTATCGAAAACCCCTACACCCCGCCCGAAAGCAGTGAAAACACCAAACCGCACAAAGGCAACTCGATGGCATTGCACAACCTCAAAGAACGCCTGACGCTGATGTACGACAACGATGCCAAAATCCAAAGCCGCCAACTCGACGGCATTTTCCGCGTCGACATCCGCCTGCCTTACCGCAAAAAAGCCTCTGATGTGAACAGGCTGTTCGGTTGA
- a CDS encoding ABC-type transport auxiliary lipoprotein family protein — translation MRLFPIAAALTLAACGTAQSPQYFVLPDSQYIRPAAQGSEIAVKVNLAEPLANGGLVYQTDAYHVNLAKNHLWAAPLDGALAANLSNKLNRLNPRHTFVPASRSQSGQTLKIYVEAFQGSYQGQTTVSGYALWPDGRNKPFDVTTPQQGDGYTAMLESLENGLNEAAKSIAY, via the coding sequence ATGCGCCTCTTCCCGATTGCCGCCGCCCTGACGCTTGCCGCCTGCGGCACCGCGCAAAGCCCGCAATATTTCGTCCTGCCCGACAGCCAATACATCCGGCCGGCGGCTCAAGGCAGTGAAATAGCGGTCAAAGTCAACCTTGCCGAACCGCTTGCCAACGGCGGCCTCGTTTACCAAACCGACGCGTATCATGTGAATCTGGCGAAGAACCACCTTTGGGCGGCGCCGCTCGACGGTGCGCTGGCGGCAAACCTCAGCAACAAACTCAACCGCCTCAACCCGCGCCATACTTTCGTTCCCGCCTCGCGCAGCCAAAGCGGGCAAACCCTGAAAATCTATGTTGAAGCCTTCCAAGGCAGCTATCAGGGGCAGACTACCGTCAGCGGCTACGCCCTGTGGCCGGACGGGCGCAACAAACCGTTTGACGTTACCACCCCGCAACAAGGCGACGGCTATACCGCCATGCTGGAATCTTTGGAAAACGGTTTGAACGAAGCAGCAAAAAGCATCGCCTATTGA
- a CDS encoding glutathione S-transferase family protein, whose protein sequence is MHNITLYTHPFSRGRYVVWMLKECGAEYTVVPVQFGTQMKSAEYLAINPQGQVPALKFGDAVLTESTAIITFLAEQFPDKHLIPAAGTLERGEYYRWMCILMHLEYAAFNKLHNLPVDTPECRLQIGYGDFDTAWNTLREHLKNRDYIVGNSFTAMDLYCSALILHLTQNWKVLPADESDVLQRYAAKHLARPAFAETTAWMLETAAQMPPAE, encoded by the coding sequence ATGCACAACATCACGCTCTACACCCATCCCTTTTCACGCGGCAGATACGTCGTATGGATGCTCAAAGAATGCGGCGCGGAATACACCGTCGTACCCGTCCAGTTCGGCACACAAATGAAATCCGCCGAATATCTCGCCATCAATCCACAAGGGCAAGTCCCTGCGCTCAAATTTGGTGATGCTGTACTGACCGAATCGACCGCCATCATTACCTTTTTGGCGGAACAGTTCCCCGACAAACACCTCATCCCTGCCGCAGGTACATTGGAACGCGGCGAATACTACCGCTGGATGTGTATATTGATGCACCTCGAATACGCAGCCTTCAACAAACTGCACAACCTGCCCGTCGATACGCCCGAATGCCGCCTCCAAATCGGTTACGGCGATTTCGATACCGCATGGAACACCTTGCGCGAACACTTGAAAAACCGCGACTACATCGTCGGCAACAGCTTTACCGCGATGGATTTGTACTGCTCCGCGCTGATTCTGCACTTAACGCAAAATTGGAAAGTGTTGCCCGCCGATGAATCCGACGTATTGCAACGCTACGCCGCCAAACATCTCGCCCGCCCTGCCTTTGCCGAAACCACAGCATGGATGCTGGAAACCGCCGCCCAAATGCCGCCTGCAGAGTAA